A single region of the Globicephala melas chromosome 12, mGloMel1.2, whole genome shotgun sequence genome encodes:
- the IAH1 gene encoding isoamyl acetate-hydrolyzing esterase 1 homolog — MALCEGVVCGSSLLWPRVLLFGDSTTQKMRCSESWIFGLQYQMGEDYPREANRKGSSLDSPAAGTVFFGASDSALKGENPKQRIPLEEYVANLTSTVQHLQSVGVPESRLIRITPPPAAL, encoded by the exons ATGGCGCTGTGCGAGGGTGTTGTGTGCGGAAGCTCTCTGCTCTGGCCTCGGGTGTTGCTCTTCGGCGACTCCACCACCCAG aaaatgcGATGTTCTGAATCGTGGATTTTCGGGTTACAATACCAGATGGGTGAAGATTATCCTCGCGAGGCTAACCGGAAGGGGAGCAGTTTGGACAGCCCAGCAGCAGGTACAGTTTTCTTCGGTGCCAGTGACAGTGCGCTAAAAG GTGAGAACCCCAAGCAGCGCATCCCCCTGGAGGAGTACGTGGCAAACCTGACGAGCACGGTGCAGCACCTGCAGTCCGTGGGCGTGCCCGAGAGCAGGCTTATCCGCATCACGCCACCGCCCGCTGCTCTGTGA